The segment attttcagGTGACAGATGACATGGGAAGGtaataatgttgtgtgtgtgtgtgtgtgtgtttcagtcacGGCTCTGCTGAGGAAGCTAAAACAGCAGTCACGAGAGAGTGTGGAGGACAAGAGACCACGTCTGCTCACAGCACTAAaagaggtaaacacacacacacacacacacacgtccccGTGTGACGTTTTGGttccattaaaataaacctaacataaaaataatagagtcttcatttctttgtaagtaaaacttacaaaatcagcagggtgaaaaacatattttccccactgtattgAGGTTTTATTACTGTAAGAattatgaataaatgttaatatttattaatagcaataactaaatatataatgaataacaatgcatttaaaatgaggAAATGTGATATATATTATAAGTGCTATATTTTGGTATTGTAAAGAAAGATGTTGTTAAAGTATTGTTTATCATTTGTGTCACTGCTGTCAGTAATGTGTGATGATCTTCTGTAGCTGGGGGACTTCTATCTGGAGCTGCACTGGGATTTCCAGAGctggggtgagtgtgtgtgtgtgtgagagagagagagtgtgtgtgtgtgtgtgtgtgtgtgagagagagagagtgtgtgtgtgtgagagagagagagagagagtgtgtgtttgtgtgtgtgagagagtgagagagagagagagagagagagtgtgtgtgtgtgtgtgagagagagagaatgtatgtgtgtgtgagagagagagagagtgtgtgtgtgtgtgtgtgtgtgtgtgagagagagagagagagagagagtgtgtggtgtgtgtgagagagtgagagagagagagagtgtgtgtgtgtgtgtgtgtgtgagagagagagtgtgtgtgtggtgtgtgtgtgtgtgagagagagagagagagagtgtgtgtgtgtgtgtgtgtgagagagagtgtgtgtgtgtgagagagagagagagagtgtgtgtttgtgtgtgtgagagagtgagagagagagagagagagagagagtgtgtgtgtgtgtgtgagagagagagagagagtgtgtgtgtgtgtgtgtttgtgagtgagagagagagtgtgtgtgtgtgtgtgtgagagagagcgagagtgtgagagagagagagagagagtgtgtgtgtgtgtgtgtgtgtgtgagagagagcgagagtgtgagagagagagagagagagtgtgtgtgtttgtgagtgagagagagagagagtgtgtgtgtgtgtgtgtgtgtgtgagagagagagcgagagtgtgagagagagagagagagagtgtgtgtgtgtgtgagagaaagagagagtgtgtgtgtgtgtgagagagagagaatgtatgtgtgtgtcagagagagagagagagtgtgtgtgtgtgtttgtgagtgagtgagagagagagagtgtgtgtgtgtgtgtgtgtgtgtgtgtgtgtgtgtgtgtgtgtgtgtgtgagagaaagagagagtgtgtgtgtgtgtgagagagagagaatgtatgtgtgtgtcagagagagagagagagagtgtgtgtgcgtatgtgtgtttgtgagtgagagagagagtgtgtgtgtgtgtgtgtgtgtgtgtgtgtgagagagagagacgtgaaaaGTGTAGTTTTTAGTTTTGCAAATGTAATGATAATAATCCAAaagtatcattgatatacttatacttatatttttgttaatattttgaaattagattttttttttaaagaatttttactattattataatttttatgcatttactttTATTTCCAGTTTTAGTAACAGTAATAATCCTGATTTCTCCATTCAGTGCTGTGGGAATTGTGGCGAGATAATCTGGAtctaaaatattattcatattaatatcatTTTTTTGTCTCAGTTGTGTTTAGAGATTTATTTCAGAGTCATTAAACGGTAATGAATGTGACTGAAGCGGTGGCTTGTTTTCCATCAGGTCTGTTTCTCTGTTGAATCTGTTTCTTCTCAGACGTGCTGACGTTGATTTCTCTTCCTCAGTGCCTTTACTCTCACGGATTTTACCCTCCGACACCTGCAAGATCTACAAACAGGGCATCAACATCCGGTACGTCTGGAACATTTCCAGAAACAGGAAAATTCAAAACAATCCTGGAGAGTTTCCAAAAAAGAATTTTCctgactcgtgtgtgtgtgtgtgtgtgtgtgtgtgtgtagtctggaCACTACACTGATCGACTTCAGTGATATGAAGTGTCAGCGAGGAGACCTGAGCTTCATCTTCTGTGGAGACGCCGCTCCCTCCGAGTCCTTCGTGGTTCTGGACAACGAGCAGAAGGTTTATCAGCGGATCCATCACGAGGCACGTGCTCCGTCTGCTCGCTCGTCACGCGTGTTCTGCGCCGGCTGGCGTGTGTGtaacacatgtgtgtgtgtttcaggagtcAGAGATGGAGACGGAGGAGGAGGTGGACATCCTGATGAGCAGCGACATCTACTCCGCCACGCTCTCCACCAAATCCATCACCTTCTCTCGCGCTCAGACCGGCTGGCTCTTCCGAGAGGACAAGACCGTACGCATCATTCGCTCCAATCAATTACATCATTAATCACTTATCCATTTGGGCTGAGAACCAAGAGATCATTGGGAGAATTACTGTGTTCAAAAGCAGTGAccctaaaaatattatttattacatgcaTTGTTTCCAGAAGCAGCGTCTGAATTAGAATCGCAGAAAGTGAATGGGTTTAAAATGGGCATTAATCACATTTGGGAAGAAACACCACTCCTACTTATAGCGTATCATGTGGAAATATATGAATCAAACTCATACAGGCGCATTTTTGACCCATATTTAGAATTTTGGGGTCATTTTAACTGCATTTCTGACACAGTATTGTCTGTTGTTTCTCTATTTTGAAAATTGCTCTACGAGCGACACGTGATGATGTGAACATTCTGTGATGAAAAGATTCATTTAAAGAGTCACTTTGTTTCAGAATGAATCAgttgttttgaatgaattggttgagtgaatgattcaacgactcacttattaagacagtgacttgctgccaaCTTCTCgatttcagtttaaaaatgagttattaaaatattttattattaaaaatacatttcagtatctttaaaacattaatctataGCATTGTTTATGTAGTTGtaattgcagtgtaaatgcagcttctgtgttgaAACTGATTTAATTTGGTTGTACCAGCTCTATATTGTCTTATTGTTGCAATTGAACTTGATTAAATGTGAGAATCTGTCATAAAAGGTGAACCATATGtcaaaaaaagttagaaaaacTGCTCTTAAAAATTAAGTTGGGAAATATGAGCTGTTAATGAAAGTACCTGATTGAATGTGAGGAGTATGTTCTCTCTCGTCTCATTCCCGCAGGAGCGAGTGGGGAATTTCCTGGCGGATTTCTACATGGTGAACGGCCTGGTTCTGGAGTCCAGGAAGAGACGCGAGCACCTGAGCGAGGAGGACATCCTGAGGAACAAGGCCATCATGGAGAGCTTCAGCAAAGGAGGGAGCATCATCGAGCAGAGCTTCGAGGTCAGTTAGCTTCTGCAGGGTTTctgtttttttaacagtaaatataGATCATGGATGAACTGTGTGTATTTGAACCTCTGTGTGTCAGCCGGTGAGGCGTCAGTCGCTGACCGCTCCGTCTCCGAACACGATCTCCTGGGAGGAGTACATCACCGCCGAGACGGGGAAGTACGTCTGACTCCATCACACTCAAACACATGTGAGGAGAGCGTCTGGAGGCTCATGTCCTGTGTCTGCTCTCTTCTAGGGCTCCTCATCTGGGCCGAGAGCTCGTGTGCAAAGAGAACAAGAAGAACTTCAAAGCAACCGTAGCCATGAGTCAGGACTTCCCTCTGGGCATCGAGTCGTGAGTGTCCCGCGTCCAGCAGACTCCGGTCCACGTCCGTGTGGGGTCTGATACTGATCACATCTCGTCTCATTTGTTTTACAGGCTGTTAAACGTTTTGGAGGTCATCGCACCCTTCAAGCACTTCAATAAACTCAGAGAATTTGTTCAGATGAAACTTCCGCCTGGGTTTCCTGTCAAACTAGGTAAACAGACACACTTTCAGAATGATTCCACAATTTTTCAGAATGTTGTGGGAATTACCGTAATTACTGACTAgttttaaagcgatagttcacccaaaaatttaaattgtcatcatttactcaccctcatgtcgttacaaacctgtatgagtttctttcttatgttgaacataaaagaagatattttgaagattgctggtaatcaaacagttggtggttcccattgacttgcatagtatttttttcctaatatggaagtcagtgggaaccactaactgtttgattaccagcaatcttcagaatatcttcttgtATGTTCATCACAAGGTCATACGTACAAGTGcgaaacttaattaaaaaaattagttttaagaAATCTCAGCACTTAAACAATAGTTAATACATTAGTgaacataaaataacaattagcattatatttttacagcatttttattctttgttaatattaataaaaataactgttcatgttaattcacaacGCATTGATATTAGGGGTGCACCGATATATATCAGACAATGATTAATGCGTAACTAATAAACTGTAGAAATACTATTcaaactaataaaaagtaaaaatacatcgtaaactaataaactttaaaaatacaTCATAAACTGTTGAACTGTAAAAAATACATCGTAaactaataaactgtaaaaatacattgtaatctaataaactaaaaaatatatattttaaactaataaactgtaaaaatacattgtaactaataaactgtaaaaatacattgtaaactaataaactgtaaaaaaaaaaaatttaactaataaactgtaaaaatacattgtaactaatgaactgtaaaaatacattgtaatctaataaactgtaaaaaaaaatattttaaactaataaactgttaaaatacattgtaactaaaactgtaaaaatacatcgtaaactaataaactgtaaaaaatacattgtaaactaatgaactgtaaaaaaaaaatattttaaaataataaactgtaaaaatgcattgtaaactaataaactgtaaaaaatacattgtaaactAATGAActgtaaaaacatatattttaaactaa is part of the Carassius auratus strain Wakin unplaced genomic scaffold, ASM336829v1 scaf_tig00049821, whole genome shotgun sequence genome and harbors:
- the LOC113089445 gene encoding ankyrin repeat domain-containing protein 13C-like — protein: MTGEKIRSVRKERKAGLDLLEPDEEPAATGPIKAHRSSKILSGGNHKILRSSSQQNQNSGDTDGAYPVHECVFRGDVRTLSSLIRTQNITQKDVHGNTPLHLAVMMGHKECAHLLLAHNAPVKVKNAQGWSPLAEAISYGDRQMITALLRKLKQQSRESVEDKRPRLLTALKELGDFYLELHWDFQSWVPLLSRILPSDTCKIYKQGINIRLDTTLIDFSDMKCQRGDLSFIFCGDAAPSESFVVLDNEQKVYQRIHHEESEMETEEEVDILMSSDIYSATLSTKSITFSRAQTGWLFREDKTERVGNFLADFYMVNGLVLESRKRREHLSEEDILRNKAIMESFSKGGSIIEQSFEPVRRQSLTAPSPNTISWEEYITAETGKAPHLGRELVCKENKKNFKATVAMSQDFPLGIESLLNVLEVIAPFKHFNKLREFVQMKLPPGFPVKLDIPVFPTITATVTFQEFRYDEFDNSIFTIPNDYKEDPSRFPDL